A single window of Chloracidobacterium thermophilum B DNA harbors:
- a CDS encoding molybdopterin-containing oxidoreductase family protein, which yields MVALNVVHAACPHDCPDTCAIAVTTEGTCAARRAIKVEGDARHADTAGFLCAKVSKYLERVYDPRRVLHPFRRCGKKGEGRFTRITWDEAIAEITGRWKDLMATYGPQCILPYSYAGTMGLVQGQGMDRRFFHRMGASLLARTICATAGAAGYKATIGASIGMEARHFAESKFILIWGSNPVTSNVHLWRYVLEAKKRGARVVTIDPYRTRTAAASDEHLAIIPGTDAALALAMMRVIVDEQLYDADYVARYTLGFEALCERLQAYTPAAVAPMVGLDEATIVRLARAYARTQPSAIRINYGLQRHAGGGMAVRTIACLPALVGAWRHPAGGILLSTSGTFPLNYAALERPDWIPPGTRTINMTRLGEALTNRDEAGRPAGFDPPVMALYVYNSNPAAIAPDQNQVLAGLRREDLFTVVHEQFFTDTTDYADIVLPATTQLEHMDVVKPYGHLSLMFNEPAIPPLGEAKSNSDVFRLLAQAMGYTEPELQESDEQLIRAVLDVRHPWMEGITFERLRTEGYVRLNLPSPFAPFAEGGFPTPSGKCEFYSESLARQGMDPLPAYVPPRENVHSNPPLAARYPLALISPPAHNFLNSTFVNQDSLRRVEKEPIVELHPSDAEPRGISDGQMVRVFNDRGAFCVRARVSGRIRPGVAYAPGIWWAKFSPDGRNVNATTGQALTDLGGGATFYDVLVEVEPLDAQGRTLS from the coding sequence ATGGTTGCTCTGAATGTCGTTCATGCTGCGTGTCCGCATGATTGCCCGGACACCTGCGCCATTGCCGTCACCACAGAAGGCACATGTGCGGCGCGCCGCGCCATCAAGGTCGAAGGCGATGCCCGCCACGCCGATACGGCCGGTTTTCTGTGCGCCAAGGTGTCAAAGTACCTGGAGCGCGTCTATGACCCGCGACGAGTGCTGCACCCGTTTCGCCGCTGTGGGAAAAAGGGCGAGGGCCGGTTTACCCGCATCACCTGGGACGAGGCCATTGCCGAAATCACCGGACGGTGGAAAGACCTGATGGCAACCTACGGACCGCAGTGCATTCTGCCCTACAGCTACGCCGGAACAATGGGACTGGTACAGGGACAGGGCATGGACCGGCGCTTTTTCCACCGCATGGGGGCCTCCCTGCTGGCGCGTACCATCTGCGCCACGGCCGGCGCGGCCGGCTACAAGGCGACGATTGGTGCGAGTATCGGGATGGAAGCCCGGCACTTCGCCGAGTCGAAGTTCATTCTCATCTGGGGAAGCAATCCGGTCACATCGAACGTCCATCTGTGGCGCTATGTGCTCGAAGCCAAAAAGCGCGGAGCGCGGGTCGTCACCATTGATCCCTACCGGACACGCACGGCGGCGGCTTCGGATGAACATCTGGCCATCATCCCCGGTACGGATGCGGCACTGGCGCTGGCGATGATGCGCGTCATCGTGGATGAGCAGTTGTATGACGCCGACTACGTGGCCCGCTACACATTGGGCTTCGAGGCGCTGTGCGAGCGGTTGCAGGCATACACGCCCGCTGCCGTCGCACCGATGGTTGGTCTTGATGAAGCCACCATCGTCAGACTGGCGCGGGCCTATGCCCGGACGCAGCCCAGCGCCATTCGGATCAACTATGGCTTGCAGCGGCATGCCGGCGGGGGCATGGCCGTCCGCACCATTGCCTGTCTTCCGGCGCTGGTCGGGGCGTGGCGACATCCGGCCGGTGGCATTCTGCTTTCAACTTCGGGGACGTTTCCGCTCAACTACGCGGCGCTGGAGCGCCCGGACTGGATTCCGCCCGGGACGCGCACCATCAACATGACGCGCCTTGGCGAAGCCCTGACGAATCGGGATGAAGCCGGCCGCCCGGCCGGGTTTGATCCGCCGGTGATGGCGCTTTACGTCTATAACTCAAATCCGGCAGCCATTGCGCCCGATCAGAATCAGGTCCTTGCCGGACTGCGCCGGGAAGACCTGTTTACCGTCGTGCACGAACAGTTTTTCACCGACACGACTGACTATGCCGACATTGTGCTGCCGGCGACGACCCAGCTCGAACACATGGATGTGGTCAAACCGTATGGGCATCTGTCGCTGATGTTCAACGAGCCGGCCATTCCGCCACTGGGTGAGGCGAAATCAAACTCCGATGTCTTTCGTCTGTTGGCGCAAGCCATGGGCTACACCGAGCCGGAGTTACAGGAAAGCGACGAGCAACTCATCCGGGCCGTGCTGGATGTTCGTCACCCGTGGATGGAAGGCATCACCTTTGAGCGGCTGCGTACGGAAGGCTACGTGCGACTCAATCTGCCCAGCCCGTTTGCGCCCTTTGCCGAAGGTGGTTTTCCAACGCCTTCGGGAAAATGCGAGTTCTACTCTGAAAGCCTCGCACGCCAGGGGATGGACCCGCTGCCGGCCTATGTGCCGCCACGGGAAAACGTGCACAGCAATCCGCCGCTGGCAGCGCGCTATCCGCTGGCGCTCATTTCACCGCCGGCGCATAACTTTCTCAATTCGACCTTCGTCAATCAGGATTCGCTCCGCCGCGTCGAAAAGGAACCCATCGTCGAGCTGCATCCGTCCGACGCCGAGCCACGGGGTATCAGCGACGGGCAGATGGTCCGGGTGTTCAACGACCGGGGGGCCTTTTGTGTCCGTGCGCGGGTTTCCGGGCGAATCCGGCCGGGTGTGGCCTATGCTCCCGGCATCTGGTGGGCCAAGTTCAGTCCCGACGGCCGCAACGTGAATGCCACCACCGGGCAGGCGCTGACCGACCTTGGCGGCGGTGCTACCTTTTATGATGTCCTGGTGGAAGTGGAACCGCTTGACGCTCAGGGGCGAACCTTGAGCTGA